A region from the Hydrogenimonas sp. genome encodes:
- a CDS encoding ATP-dependent protease HslV → MFEATTILAFRSDKGAVIGGDGQVTFGNAVLKGNATKIRTLYNGQVLAGFAGSTADAFNLFDMFEGFLQSRKGDLLKAVIEFSKAWRKDKVLRRLEAMMIVLNNEHIFILSGNGDVVEPEDGEIAAIGSGGNFAISAARALARHAKMEPKTLVEESLHIAADLCIYTNHNIKILELKK, encoded by the coding sequence ATGTTTGAAGCTACCACCATACTGGCCTTCAGGTCAGACAAGGGAGCGGTCATAGGGGGCGACGGGCAGGTCACGTTCGGAAATGCCGTACTCAAAGGCAACGCCACCAAAATCAGGACTCTCTACAACGGTCAGGTACTTGCCGGGTTTGCCGGAAGTACTGCAGACGCTTTCAACCTCTTCGATATGTTCGAGGGGTTCCTGCAAAGCCGCAAAGGTGACCTCTTGAAGGCCGTCATAGAGTTTTCGAAGGCGTGGCGCAAAGATAAAGTGCTGCGGCGTCTGGAGGCGATGATGATCGTCCTGAACAACGAGCATATCTTCATTCTCAGCGGCAACGGTGATGTCGTCGAGCCTGAAGACGGAGAGATCGCCGCGATAGGCAGCGGGGGCAACTTTGCCATCTCAGCCGCGAGGGCCCTTGCGAGACATGCAAAGATGGAGCCGAAAACACTTGTGGAAGAGAGTCTTCACATAGCCGCCGACCTCTGTATATATACAAACCACAACATCAAAATATTGGAATTGAAAAAATGA
- a CDS encoding oligopeptidase A, producing the protein MFETFKIPDYDRFGEQLKEILESNESLIASLIEREKYDYDSFVRPYMETFERLDIFFTPLSHLNSVENSKQTQRAYEESLPLLSHYHTRLSQNRELYKAFLKTEGCDDAQKEVLRQEIRDFRLSGVELPEQQKKRLEEIDLRLSELSNRFSQNLLDATNAYELIVEKEEDVEGIPKSDLELAETEKEGRKVWRFTLQIPSYMAYMTYGPNRQIREELYRAYVTRAPQNADVIDEILRLRDEKSKILGFDHFSELSLATKMAPSDDAVIGFLNELAEASLPHAQKEVRKLADLAAEDGIEEIQSYDVAFYSERLKKRELDFDDEKTRPYFEQKRVLKGMLDFVSELFDIEFREVETAVWNEKVRVFDLAESGEVFARIYFDLEARKDKRGGAWMNDWQTHHEDPEGREHPASAFVVCNFPPSTDQTPSLLRHDDVVTLFHEMGHAIHHLFSRVKERFVSGIHGVAWDVVEFPSQFLENFAYEKSLLERFAFHYESGELMPDELMRKIKASKNFMAATGMLRQIEFALFDFMLHQKLYQGDEVQELLDSLRQRLSLVKPPSYNRFQWGFAHIFAGGYAAGYYSYKWAEVLSADAFFACYGEGKIRREVTDGYKRNILQTGASRPMDTLYREWLGRDPDPKALIRLYDLTDRQ; encoded by the coding sequence ATGTTTGAAACTTTTAAAATACCCGATTATGACAGATTCGGCGAGCAGTTGAAAGAGATACTGGAGTCCAATGAGAGTCTCATCGCCTCGCTCATCGAGCGGGAAAAGTACGATTACGACTCTTTCGTAAGACCCTATATGGAGACTTTCGAACGTTTGGATATATTTTTCACACCGCTTTCGCATCTCAACAGCGTAGAGAACTCAAAGCAGACGCAAAGAGCCTACGAAGAGTCTCTGCCGCTTCTTTCACACTACCATACCAGACTTTCGCAAAACCGTGAGCTTTACAAAGCCTTTTTGAAAACGGAGGGGTGTGACGATGCGCAAAAAGAGGTCCTTAGGCAGGAGATCAGGGACTTCAGGCTTTCGGGAGTGGAGCTGCCGGAACAGCAGAAGAAGAGACTTGAAGAGATAGATCTGCGTCTGAGTGAACTGAGCAACCGCTTCTCCCAAAACCTTCTGGACGCGACCAACGCATATGAGCTCATTGTGGAAAAAGAGGAGGATGTAGAGGGCATTCCCAAAAGTGATCTCGAGTTGGCGGAGACTGAAAAAGAGGGGAGAAAGGTGTGGCGTTTCACTCTTCAGATTCCAAGCTATATGGCATACATGACATACGGTCCGAACCGTCAGATTAGAGAGGAGCTCTACAGGGCGTACGTCACCAGGGCTCCACAGAATGCGGATGTGATAGACGAGATACTGCGCCTGAGAGACGAAAAGTCGAAAATTCTCGGCTTCGACCACTTCAGCGAACTCTCGCTCGCTACGAAAATGGCACCTTCAGACGATGCTGTTATAGGCTTTTTGAACGAACTGGCGGAGGCATCTTTGCCGCATGCGCAAAAGGAGGTCCGAAAGCTTGCCGACCTGGCAGCAGAGGATGGTATAGAGGAGATTCAGAGTTACGATGTAGCCTTCTACAGCGAAAGACTCAAAAAGAGGGAGCTTGACTTCGACGATGAGAAGACCCGCCCCTATTTCGAGCAGAAGAGGGTGTTGAAGGGGATGCTCGATTTCGTCTCCGAACTCTTCGATATAGAGTTCAGGGAGGTAGAGACGGCGGTATGGAACGAGAAGGTCAGGGTTTTCGACCTTGCGGAGAGCGGAGAGGTTTTTGCCCGCATCTATTTCGACCTTGAGGCGAGAAAGGATAAGAGGGGAGGGGCCTGGATGAACGACTGGCAGACCCACCATGAGGACCCGGAGGGGAGGGAGCACCCCGCATCCGCTTTTGTGGTCTGCAACTTCCCGCCTTCGACCGACCAGACGCCTTCACTGCTGAGACATGACGATGTTGTTACACTCTTTCATGAGATGGGTCACGCCATTCACCACCTCTTCAGCCGTGTCAAAGAGAGATTTGTCAGCGGCATACACGGCGTGGCATGGGATGTAGTCGAGTTTCCGTCGCAGTTTCTGGAGAACTTCGCTTATGAGAAGAGTCTGCTGGAGAGGTTCGCTTTTCATTATGAAAGCGGCGAACTGATGCCGGATGAGCTGATGCGCAAGATAAAAGCGAGCAAGAACTTCATGGCCGCTACAGGGATGCTTAGGCAGATAGAGTTCGCTCTATTCGATTTCATGCTCCACCAAAAACTCTATCAGGGTGATGAGGTGCAGGAGCTTCTCGACTCCCTGCGCCAAAGACTTTCCCTAGTCAAACCGCCCTCCTATAACCGTTTCCAGTGGGGCTTCGCCCATATATTCGCAGGTGGTTACGCGGCCGGATACTACAGCTACAAATGGGCCGAAGTTCTGAGCGCCGACGCCTTTTTCGCATGTTACGGGGAGGGGAAGATCAGAAGAGAGGTTACCGACGGCTACAAGCGTAATATACTGCAGACTGGTGCGAGCAGACCAATGGACACCCTCTACAGGGAGTGGCTGGGACGTGACCCGGACCCGAAAGCCCTGATCAGACTATACGATTTGACGGATCGGCAGTGA
- a CDS encoding LSU ribosomal protein L9p codes for MKVLLIKDVKSLGKAGEIKEVKDGYGKNFLVAKGFAKVATDEVIREWEEEQARKAEEEAAEIERLESLKKELESMKLVIKKKLGANGSLFGAITNHDIADALKESGIEIDKKIIHIDGAIKATGIYEADVKLGHGIHAKLKFEVVGE; via the coding sequence ATGAAAGTACTACTGATAAAAGATGTAAAAAGCCTGGGAAAGGCCGGAGAGATCAAAGAGGTCAAAGACGGTTACGGGAAAAACTTCCTGGTCGCCAAAGGGTTCGCCAAAGTGGCGACGGACGAAGTTATAAGAGAGTGGGAAGAGGAGCAGGCCAGAAAAGCCGAGGAGGAGGCTGCCGAAATAGAGCGTCTCGAGAGTCTCAAAAAAGAGCTCGAAAGCATGAAGCTCGTAATAAAGAAGAAGCTCGGTGCGAACGGCTCTCTATTCGGCGCCATTACCAACCACGATATTGCCGATGCACTGAAAGAGAGCGGGATAGAGATCGACAAGAAGATTATCCATATCGACGGTGCAATAAAGGCGACCGGCATATATGAAGCCGATGTGAAACTGGGCCACGGTATACATGCGAAACTGAAATTCGAAGTGGTCGGAGAGTGA
- a CDS encoding possible flagellar protein yields MEIFNTVRSQQTHTTMPQGPEAGGRSVSQPHKTADISPQEEAKQAAEKGDNQRLKKELQEITDQLNKEMNPLNTSIRFGFDDSTEELFVSVIDTSNDQVIRKIPSEEAMKLAAKMRELVGMIFDKKG; encoded by the coding sequence ATGGAGATATTCAATACCGTGCGTTCGCAGCAGACGCACACCACCATGCCCCAGGGCCCGGAAGCCGGCGGCAGGTCTGTTTCCCAGCCTCACAAAACCGCAGATATCTCTCCGCAGGAAGAGGCGAAACAGGCCGCAGAAAAGGGTGACAACCAGAGGCTCAAAAAGGAGCTCCAGGAGATCACCGACCAGCTCAACAAAGAGATGAACCCTTTGAATACATCGATTCGTTTCGGTTTCGACGATTCGACAGAAGAGCTTTTCGTTTCGGTAATAGATACCAGCAACGATCAGGTTATCCGGAAAATCCCTTCCGAAGAGGCCATGAAACTGGCAGCGAAAATGCGTGAACTTGTCGGAATGATTTTCGACAAAAAAGGGTGA
- a CDS encoding ATP-dependent hsl protease ATP-binding subunit HslU, producing MSNAESMTPKEIVAYLDNYVIGQQEAKKTIAVALRNRYRRMRLPAEIQDEIMPKNILMIGSTGVGKTEIARRLAKMMGYPFVKVEASKYTEVGFVGRDVESMIRDLVATSVNLVTQEQKELKSGEIDEYVERMIIEKLLPPLPKGATDTKKEEYETSFKRMREKLRRGELDKLKVEVEMPPLKIDMGESNLPPEMSKVQESLAKVFGSFGRESKKEVTVKEAKKILRQTASERLLDEEQIKQEALRRAAEGGIIFLDEIDKIAVSSQNSGRQDPSKEGVQRDLLPIVEGSSVNTKFGPIQTDHILFIAAGAFHVSKPSDLIPELQGRFPLRVELDSLTEDALYEILTKPKNSLIKQYQALLGVEGMELAFEEEALRAIAKVSFQANERTEDIGARRLHTVIEKVLEDISFEADEYQGKTFTITADYVHEKLDAIVEDEDVARYIL from the coding sequence ATGAGCAACGCAGAGAGTATGACACCAAAAGAGATTGTAGCCTATCTCGACAACTATGTAATCGGACAGCAGGAGGCAAAAAAGACTATCGCCGTAGCACTCAGAAACAGATACAGAAGAATGAGACTGCCGGCGGAGATCCAGGATGAGATCATGCCAAAAAATATCCTGATGATCGGCTCTACGGGTGTCGGTAAAACCGAGATCGCAAGGAGACTCGCCAAAATGATGGGCTACCCGTTCGTAAAGGTGGAAGCGAGCAAATATACCGAAGTCGGTTTTGTCGGCAGGGATGTGGAGTCGATGATAAGAGACCTGGTCGCCACATCCGTCAATCTTGTAACCCAGGAGCAAAAAGAGCTCAAGAGCGGAGAGATCGACGAGTATGTCGAAAGAATGATAATAGAGAAGCTGCTTCCGCCTCTTCCCAAAGGCGCAACAGATACAAAAAAAGAGGAGTATGAGACAAGCTTTAAAAGAATGCGTGAAAAGCTCCGCAGAGGTGAACTCGACAAGCTGAAGGTCGAGGTTGAAATGCCGCCGCTGAAGATAGATATGGGAGAGAGCAATCTTCCGCCGGAGATGAGCAAAGTACAGGAGTCTTTGGCGAAGGTTTTCGGTTCTTTTGGGCGGGAGAGCAAAAAAGAGGTGACGGTAAAAGAGGCTAAAAAAATTCTCCGCCAGACCGCGAGCGAACGGCTGCTTGATGAAGAGCAGATCAAACAGGAGGCTCTGCGCCGGGCAGCCGAAGGGGGAATCATATTTCTCGACGAGATCGACAAGATCGCCGTTTCCAGCCAGAACAGCGGGCGCCAGGACCCGAGCAAAGAGGGTGTCCAGCGCGACCTGCTCCCTATTGTGGAAGGCAGCAGCGTAAATACAAAATTCGGCCCCATACAGACCGACCATATACTCTTCATAGCCGCCGGAGCTTTCCATGTGAGCAAGCCCAGCGATCTGATTCCGGAGCTTCAAGGGCGTTTTCCTCTGAGGGTAGAGCTGGACTCTCTGACCGAAGATGCACTCTACGAAATACTTACAAAACCGAAAAACTCTCTCATCAAGCAGTATCAGGCTCTTCTAGGAGTCGAAGGGATGGAGCTCGCCTTTGAAGAGGAGGCTCTCAGAGCTATCGCAAAAGTGAGTTTCCAGGCCAACGAAAGAACGGAAGATATAGGGGCCAGGCGTCTGCACACAGTCATAGAGAAGGTTCTCGAGGATATAAGTTTCGAAGCCGATGAGTATCAGGGTAAAACTTTTACGATTACCGCCGATTATGT
- a CDS encoding argininosuccinate synthase, translating into MKKKVNKVVLAYSGGLDTSIILKWLQDEYDCEVVTFTADIGQGEEVEPAREKALKLGIKPENIFIEDLREEFVREYVFPMFRANAVYEGEYLLGTSIARPLIAKRQIEIAALTGADAVSHGATGKGNDQVRFELGYLALNPDITIIAPWREWDLNSREKLLKYAESHGIPIEKHGKKSPYSMDANLLHISYEGGILEDPMNEPEEDMWRWTVSPEKAPDRPEYITITYRNGDPVAIDGKELTPAQMLTALNEYGNRNGIGRLDIVENRYVGMKSRGCYETPGGTIMLKAHRAIESITLDREEAHLKDELMPRYAKLIYNGFWFAPERKMLQAAIDRTQENVNGDVRLKLYKGSVTVVGRQSPNSLFNPEFSTFEEDSVYNQKDAEGFIRLNALRFIIEGHARKSRS; encoded by the coding sequence ATGAAAAAAAAGGTAAACAAAGTCGTTCTCGCTTATTCTGGAGGACTCGACACCAGTATTATTCTCAAATGGCTTCAGGACGAGTATGACTGCGAAGTGGTCACATTTACGGCCGATATCGGACAGGGTGAAGAGGTTGAGCCCGCAAGGGAGAAGGCTCTAAAGCTCGGAATCAAACCGGAGAATATCTTCATAGAAGATCTTCGAGAAGAGTTCGTCAGAGAGTATGTATTTCCGATGTTCCGCGCAAACGCCGTTTATGAGGGGGAGTACCTGCTCGGAACTTCCATAGCAAGGCCTCTCATCGCAAAAAGACAGATAGAGATAGCGGCACTGACAGGTGCAGATGCTGTCAGCCACGGAGCCACAGGCAAAGGGAACGACCAGGTCAGGTTCGAACTGGGTTACCTGGCGCTAAACCCGGACATTACGATAATAGCCCCCTGGAGAGAGTGGGATCTCAACAGCCGTGAAAAGCTCCTGAAATATGCGGAGTCGCACGGGATTCCGATAGAGAAACACGGCAAAAAGTCGCCCTACTCCATGGATGCCAACCTGCTCCATATCTCGTACGAAGGCGGCATTCTCGAAGATCCGATGAACGAGCCGGAGGAGGATATGTGGAGGTGGACGGTAAGTCCCGAAAAGGCTCCGGATAGACCAGAATATATCACCATAACCTACAGAAACGGAGATCCGGTAGCGATCGACGGAAAAGAGCTGACTCCCGCGCAGATGCTTACCGCTCTCAACGAGTACGGAAACAGGAACGGCATAGGAAGGCTCGACATAGTCGAAAACAGATATGTAGGTATGAAGAGCCGCGGCTGTTACGAGACGCCGGGCGGAACCATCATGCTCAAAGCGCACCGTGCGATCGAGTCGATAACACTCGATCGCGAAGAGGCACACCTTAAAGATGAGCTGATGCCCCGCTACGCGAAACTCATCTACAACGGTTTCTGGTTCGCTCCGGAAAGAAAAATGCTCCAGGCGGCTATAGACAGAACGCAGGAGAATGTAAACGGCGATGTCCGTCTGAAACTCTACAAAGGCAGTGTGACGGTTGTCGGCCGACAATCTCCGAACTCACTCTTCAATCCGGAGTTCAGTACATTCGAAGAGGACAGCGTCTACAACCAGAAAGATGCGGAGGGTTTCATACGTCTAAACGCTCTTCGCTTCATCATAGAGGGTCACGCCCGAAAGAGCAGGTCGTAG
- a CDS encoding flagellar biosynthesis protein FliS produces the protein MTAAAAYDTYRQNNVQIESPEKLIEMLYEGIIRFCSMAKKSIENGDIEKRVYWTNRAVAIFVELINSLDKERGGEVSYYLDGLYNQQIKFLNESNAQNSSEYLDIVIRVTKELLEAWREVTANELA, from the coding sequence ATGACCGCAGCAGCAGCTTACGACACCTATAGACAGAACAATGTCCAGATCGAGTCTCCCGAAAAACTGATAGAGATGCTTTACGAGGGGATAATACGGTTCTGTTCCATGGCCAAAAAGTCCATAGAAAACGGCGATATAGAAAAACGTGTCTACTGGACGAACCGGGCGGTGGCCATATTCGTAGAACTGATAAATTCACTGGATAAGGAGAGGGGCGGTGAAGTTTCATACTACCTCGACGGTCTCTACAACCAACAGATCAAGTTTCTGAACGAAAGCAATGCCCAAAACAGCAGCGAGTATCTCGATATAGTGATCAGAGTGACGAAGGAGTTGCTCGAAGCATGGAGAGAAGTGACTGCAAATGAACTGGCTTAA